ACAGGCTCGTCGGCCACTATAAACCTCGGGTTTAACAGTAGAGCCTTCGCTATGGATACACGCTGCCTCTGCCCGCCGCTAAGTTGATGCGGGTAACGGTTCACGAAGTCCTCGGGTGGTGTTAGCTTAACCATCTCCAAGGCCTTCATAACTATCTCGAGACGCTCCTCGTAGGTCTCGCCAATGCCGTGTATTAGCAGGGGCTCCTCTAGAATCTCGCCTATCTTCATGCGTGGGTTTAGGCTGCCAAAGGGATCCTGGAAGACTATCTGTAGCTCACGACGCAGCGGCTTCATATACTTGTCAGGCACCTTGTAGATATCCACTATTCCCTGCTCCTTGTCAACAATGGCTTGGGGGGCTAGCTTAGCTATCTCCTCAAGTGTTTTCTCACTGGGCCTAAAGAGAACCCTACCGCTAACCACGGCGTTCTCTACAAGCCTTATCAGTGCACGGCCAGTCGTGGACTTGCCGCAGCCGCTCTCGCCAACGAGGCAGTATGTTTCGCCTGGCTTTATCTCGAGGCTAATCCCGTCTACTGCGTGTACGTAAAGCTGGGGTTTACGGAGAATAACGTCTAGCAGTGAGCGGCGTACCGGGTACCAGACCTTTAGGTTTTCAGCCTTAATTACGAAGCTCATACCCAGCCCTCACCCCTCACGCCTCCTACCTCCTCTTCAGCCTGGGCTCGACAACTGTCTCGAGGGCTAGGCCTAGGAGTACGAAGGCTAGCGAGGTAATGCCTATCAGTATGCCTGGTGGCAGTATCCACCACCAAATTCCATAGCTACCTCCAGAGCCTATGTAGGCGCGTGCATCGGCTAGTATGCTACCCCATGTTGGTAGGCCGTGCTGTATGCCTAGCACACTGAGACCTGCCTCTGTCAAGATGGCGTTTGGCACCGAGAACACCAGCGTTGCCATAGCATATGGCACTATCTGTGGTATAATATGACGGAATATTATCCTCACGTTGGAGGCGCCTATCGCCCCTGGCAGCATCTATGTATGGCTCGGCCTTAATGCTAAGCGTCATGGAGCGCACTATGATTGCTAGGCCTCCCCAGCCCAGCACCACTAGGACGCCGATGATTACAAACAGCCTATACCACGGACTAACATCCATCGCTTGCAGCGCTACACCGATGAGCACTAGGATTGGTAGGAGTGGAATATTACCGATAACGTCCACTGTACGCTGTATAAGCTCGTCAACCCAGCCGCCATAGTAGCCGCTAACCACGCCCGCTATAAGGCCTATAATCACGCTAGATACGGCAGCAAAGAAGCCTATTAGCAGTGCTACAGGGAAGCCGTAGAGCAGGCCTAGGTATAGGTCGCGGCCCTTGTCATCGGTACCCATGTAGCCGTAGGCGGAGCCCTGCACTATTATCTCCAGCTCCTGTACACCAAGCCTATTCTGCTCTATCTGCTCCATGAGGGTTTGCATCCGCACGCCTGGAGCAGAGTACAGCAATACAACGGTTATCTTATAGGTGCCCTGTAACGGTTCGACCGCACCGTTGACCATGCGGCCAAATAGCAGCTTAATAGCCATACCTTGCGCCCGCTCCCTGGTAAGGTTTTGCTCGCTGAAGATGCTGACAAACTGGTCAGCAAGTATATTAGCGTCATAACGCTCCACACCGCGCTCAGCTAGAGCCTTCACCGTCACCGTCTGTGGCCTATTGACGAGCACCGTTATGCCATCGGGCCGTGTGACGAATACGTACGGCGTTACATGTAGAGCCCTGCCACTAACGTTACCAGGATTAATCACAAGGTATTTTATCAGCAGCCCCTTCGGAAACTGGGGCTCCTTAAGCTCGTATGTAAGAGTATAATTCTGCACATAGCCTGCACGCAGTATCGTCGTACCAGTGCCTGGCAGCGTAAAGTTCAGTATGCTGATACCGCTAGCCGTGGGCGAGTCATAGACCTTGGCTACGTGGGGAGCCGTCGGGGCACCGAATACGCTAACCCAGGCAGGCTCTGCTAGCTCGGGATTACCCTCCCAGTACTTCATGTTGTAGGTCCACTTGTCGACGAAGTCTGGAGGCATTGTTGTAATAGCGTATACTGATATGACAACAAGCGCTACAACCAATATTATTCCAAGCTTGCCCATAGTCTGGCT
This DNA window, taken from Hyperthermus butylicus DSM 5456, encodes the following:
- a CDS encoding ABC transporter ATP-binding protein, yielding MSFVIKAENLKVWYPVRRSLLDVILRKPQLYVHAVDGISLEIKPGETYCLVGESGCGKSTTGRALIRLVENAVVSGRVLFRPSEKTLEEIAKLAPQAIVDKEQGIVDIYKVPDKYMKPLRRELQIVFQDPFGSLNPRMKIGEILEEPLLIHGIGETYEERLEIVMKALEMVKLTPPEDFVNRYPHQLSGGQRQRVSIAKALLLNPRFIVADEPVSMLDVSIRAEVLEILNELRDKHKLAQLFITHDLALARYVCDRIAVMYLGKIVEEAEADELINNPLHPYTKALISAIPEPDPSNRLKTRYLPIKGEVTSAIHLPKGCRFRPRCLAYDENEQVRSLCEKEEPPLVEVKQGHKVACWLYAKK
- a CDS encoding ABC transporter permease → MARRMGTRGAEMALRRTWSERLRGVREVLKEVWSQTMGKLGIILVVALVVISVYAITTMPPDFVDKWTYNMKYWEGNPELAEPAWVSVFGAPTAPHVAKVYDSPTASGISILNFTLPGTGTTILRAGYVQNYTLTYELKEPQFPKGLLIKYLVINPGNVSGRALHVTPYVFVTRPDGITVLVNRPQTVTVKALAERGVERYDANILADQFVSIFSEQNLTRERAQGMAIKLLFGRMVNGAVEPLQGTYKITVVLLYSAPGVRMQTLMEQIEQNRLGVQELEIIVQGSAYGYMGTDDKGRDLYLGLLYGFPVALLIGFFAAVSSVIIGLIAGVVSGYYGGWVDELIQRTVDVIGNIPLLPILVLIGVALQAMDVSPWYRLFVIIGVLVVLGWGGLAIIVRSMTLSIKAEPYIDAARGDRRLQREDNIPSYYTTDSAICYGNAGVLGAKRHLDRGRSQCARHTARPTNMG